TCTGGACCACTCTTCCAGCCAGACAGGATGGGTGTTCATTATTATGTAGCCTCtctataaacaaatcagaaccaaCGGTCAGGTAAAACCAGCCATAGTCTAACCGGTACCACTGCAAAAGCTtagtgcaagcaaatcaagaggGATGCTGAATGATCTGGTCCTCCGCAAGAATGTTTGGCCTCTGCACCATTAAAAGGGAGACATTAATGTTTGTCAGTTGCTTAAGCATTATGCAGATTAGTTAACACGCCCTGGCATGCCGGCTTGGCCCACTCTTGCTAAAACAGAGTTATATCCTCCTTCGCATAACTGTGTGATAAATTAGGCAACTTCCGAAGAGCTTTGTTCCTTTTTCCAATGTAGTCCAGCAGAGCAAAAAGCTTGCCTAATCGGGTGCTACACTCCTTCACCATCTGTTTGGGAGCTAATTACGAATGCAAAAAAGAAACGTGCTTTGCAATTGCACCCGTAAAAAAAGCTGTAAATGATTTAGGCGCATGCATATGCTCCCTGCAGAATTCAGCATGCATCTGCGGCTCCTTCTCCTCACGTTACAGACACAAATCAAGGGGAAAGTACCCAATGCTGACTAGCAGAATGTCCCTTGGATAGCGATTCCCTCCCGCACCCCAATCCACTCCCACTTTCGTCTTCTTGGGAAtggtaaacagggctgccttgaaacGATCCATTTGACTGCATTTTCTTCGCTCTGCTTTTCGAAACCGTTCACCAGCATCGTGTAAACATTGCCCAAATCATTCCATGGAGCAGACAAAAGGAAACCAGAACCTGGAAGGCAGAAGGTGACTCTGCAGCTGAGCCAGCGAGATTTCAAAGCAGGTTCCCTTCACACATCCTTATTCCCAAGGCTGGAGAAGATAAGCAACAACATACCAAGTGCCTGGGGACACCCCCACCCTTCTCTTCAATGCTCATGGAAGCAGTTGCAGTATCTGTTTTCTGCTAAAACAGGTGGGAATAACTCACCCTACATTTACCAGAGTTAATAGCCATGAGGCTTATTGTTTAGGTTGGTCCTGCAAAGCTTCTGAATGCCCAGCTGAAGGGAACCCATCAGAAACAGACAATGACCACTAAGGGCCCAAAATCTTTGGTTCTCCCTGGTTGTCTGGGGTTGCTAAGAGAGGACACACCACCAACCACTGTCCCTACCATACTACACAGGACAGGAGGGTTTAAGCTTGGCTTGGTGGATCTCAAGATGACACAATGCAATTCCCATCTCCTGGTTAAAGTGGGAGCATCTTTTGCCACAGAAAGACCCTTTCAAGAATCACGTTCATTACATCTCCTGCAAGCGAGTGGATTTGATAATGGGTCaaagatgccttatgaggaacggcttagggagctgggtatgtttagcctggagaagagaaggttaaggggtgatatgatagccatgttcaaatatatcaaaggatgtcatatagaggagggagaaaggttgttttctgctgctccagagaagcggacacggagcaatggattcaaactacaagaaagaagattccacctaaacattaggaagaacttcctgacagtgagagctgttcgacagtgggatttgctgccaaggagtgtggcggagtctccttctttggaggtctttaagcagaggcttgacagccatctgtcaggaatgctttgatggtgtttcctgcttggcagggggttggactggatggcccttgtggtctctatgattctacaaatgCTGGCAGGCTCTGCCAAGTAATCATGCAACTGAGGATGCTCCCGGATGATGTTgcgggactgcaactcccaacagacccagccagcatggctaatcaTGAGACaacgggaactgtagtccagcctTGCCCAAGATGGGAGGGGCTTCCCTTTCCCATTTATTGTCAGGCATGTTCATTAAGCCAGCACAACAGCAACATCATGCCAATCCCAAGCCACAAACGTTTAGAAACCAGAAGGCAGGCGGAGAAAGAAAGGTGGGGTTAAGCATTATACTCTAGACAAATGTTAAGGACTTCTAaattccattggtttcagtggggctGTTGAGCATTTGGTGGGAACTGAAAAGTGGTCGGCATTCGTAGATGGATCGTATTTGGGATAGCtcaatttcagggtcatgggaggaaaagttgggcaaaagattcctgcattgcagggggctgggctagatgaccctggtggtcccttctaactttaCGATTCTATGACATTCTAAGATATCCAAAGTGCTTTGAAACATTGTGATTTTGTGGTCAGGGTCACTGGTTATTATCTACTGATTTGAAAGTGGCCACCAAGTCTTCCTTCCACCTTAAAACTGCAAATAGAACTTGGAAGGGGATACAAGCCTGCCAGTCTCACTAAAAACCAGCTTGTTGTGAGCGATATCAATAGTAGGTAAAGTTTAGTTCAAAGTCACTATTCTTAAACAGAATAATGTGAGTTAGATGCTGCATCATTAAGCACCATGCAATGGAGCAAAGAGGGAGCACTGACAAGGGAATTTATGCTGCCGTTTCTGGATTCTAGCATCATGGATGTGGTCTGAAAGACTGATgcgaaaataaaatcagaatatttaATTTTCTCTCACATCTCAGTGCAGGAACGAATGAGACTTGAATGTCTTCTTTAAAAAGGTTAGCAGGTTTGAAGCCATCTTGAACTTTTTACCTTGCTCTTCTGAAGGCTAGAAATAAGTACATATTTCAAGCAAATCAAATGTTTGTGTTCGTTGCCACTCAGTAATTCATTTCCTCTAACAGCCTGTGGAGTCTCAGAGGCAAGTGTTAACTTCTCCACCCAGCCACCCTGTCTCAGACATTTAGCCTTAAGACCTTTTCACTCTTAAAACACTTTTTCTAAGATGCTCAGTTGGGAAAGGATGGCAGAGCTCCGATACCTTCGACAAGAGAGGCAGAAGAGTTTTGGCAGCTGCTGTTTTGACCTGAAGAGATGGGGAAAGCTGTGCCAAGATGATGACTTCCTCATCTCTGCAAAGATGCAGGAGCCTTGCCTGTCTTTGCACCAGGTTGCCTTAACTTGCTTTGTTTCTCTTTCCATTATCTGCCACTTGCATTTTGTGCATGCAGGAGAATATTTCTGTGCACACTGCCATCGACCTCCAATTTTCTAATTACCTGATCTTATCTACAAGATAAGATTCTACCCCAAAAAGTCCACTAAACACTCAAGTCTACCTCTCAATTTCATATTAAGAGCAGTTCCCTATGAGCGAGATTAGACCAGCTGCTAAGGTTAGTTTGGGAAGTGAACTCAATGCCTTGCCACAAGCACTTTCTATGAAAGTACCTTATTACTGCAAGACCTCCATCCACTTCATCTAAGGGGAGGTGAACTATCTGACCTTTCGGGGAATCAGGCTTGTTGTAAAAGACCTCTTTCTATCACGTATAGTTGCAAAAACTGAATTTGATTTGTGACCCGGAAACAGTGACAGGCTAGAAGTGctcaaaaacaaaccagaagGTTGCTGCTTTGTTGGGAACCCCAACATCTAGAAAGACACAGGTTCATTGCCCCTGGGCAAAGCCTCTTGACAGAATTAGGCCAATGGACCTTCTTTAGAAAGGTGTTCCATGGTTAAGTCTCTACTACAGAAAAGGTCCTGTTCTTAGTAGAGACTGCAGGCAGCGGGGTACAGAAATGGCCCTTGTGGTGGGGTGGAGTTGCCCTCCCAACACTGGTATTGGCACAGATTGCCTTGCTGGTGTGGCAGCAGGTTGGAGGCAAGGGTAGGGCTTCATAGGTACATCAGTGGGAGTGCCAGATCAGAGTTGCACAGCAAACCAATCTGACTGCTGCCCTGCCCATGTGTGTTGCAGGGAGGATGGCTCAACCTCACCACTTGGGCTGCCACTGGGGATTCCCCTTGGGCGATGCCACCTACAGTATTCTCACCATCAAAGTTTAACTTTAATGCAGACCAGACACCAGAATACaccagcacttaaaaaaaataataattctctttTATTAGTATTACTAAAATGACAAGGTTGTGTTTCAAAAAAAATGCCGTTCATTTAGGTTTGACTAGTTCACAAAGAGTGGCTTTCAGTGGAACCCAAAAGAcattatttacaagcatatagtGTAAAGGAAAACCTGGGTGTTACAAGACAGGAAGTGCAAGAGGAAAAGGTAGTGCTTGGCACATGGATTTGGCCCGTGTTGGGACAGGAGTGCCCATCACCTGCCAGGGATTGGGGGCAGGAGCTAAAAACCCACCaaacactttaaaacacacagagacatgtATTGGGCTATCTGTTCCAATTAACATTGTGAAATGTTTCCGGGGTTGAGAGAAGGCTCTGTGGTGTGCAGGTGCCAAAGCAGTCAGCGTTGGACATAGCTGCCTTCTGTGGCAAACTCACAGGACCAGTTTGTTAAATCCAGGAGAGAAAACGATAAAACACTCACAGAACATGGTCAACACATTTCCAGGGTAAGCCAACAGCTTAAATGATGGTTACTCTGCACGCAGTCAAACAGAACTGTAGGTCAACCAACCATTTATCTAGTCTTCACCATCTGGAAAGGAAATATTTCTAGTGTTTTAATTTCCTGAAAGGAGTGCAGTCAAGAAGGAGACCGGGCAACCACAAATGCTTGTTGCTGGCACCGTCCTCATACACAGGTCTCAATGCAACAGGTTGTAGAggcaagtggttttcgccactgCTGCGGGCTCAATAAGAACATTAAACAGGTTTGTAGACAGTCACATACTTGACAGCCAGTGATAAACAAAACTGCCTCCAAACAGTTAAGGTTGGTGGCTTTTTTGCCTCTTTCAGACCACAAATAACTAGCAGAGTTACACATGGACTGGTGGACTACTAAGAAAAATAAAAGGCTTATGGGCTTGTGAACATTTGTAAACATTTGCTAGGCTGATGTTAAGAGTAACATCCTTACTGACGGTTGATGTTAAGAGTAATATACTAGAGAGTGTATCTGCTACCTTATGCCACTGCTGCAGGGATCGGGTGCttcactgagcattcatcctcatctgtttgcagggagatcaGACTGAGACTGGCTaagtttgtttgcagggaggctaCACAGCATCATGTCATATCCCAAACTTTCcattgcattttcctgtcactttccctaTTGCAAAGGGAAGCGGGTCTGTTGGCAAGACCTCCTATCAACAACAAATATTGCAACCTTGGCTTGCTGGTATGTTACCGAACCCCACCTGAAAACAGTGACAGTGTGGAAGTGCTCATAAGTTCCTTAGCATTGGCTGAATCTGTCACGGGACAGTCAGAGGAAGGttgggagcagagggaggggagagaaaggagcaAGACAGAGGCTATGGAGAGTAGTAGAGAGGAACAAGAGGAGAGGGCGGAGAAAGGGTTAAGTGGAAACAGTCAGGTGGAGGAGGGAGCCCGGATGTTGCGGAGGGTCAGCACCGCCTGTGGTCGAGTGGCTCAGGGATGGAAGCAGCGGACGGAGGGGTTTGCCCAGACTATTATGTTGGGGGTGGTCCCGCAAGCAGGCAGTGCTGGCAACTGACAGTGAGGGGTCGGATGCTTGAGAAATGAGCTCTGCTTTGTAAGTATGTATACAATAAATACTACATTAAAGCAAGCAGCCTAGCAAGTGGATTTTCTCGTGAGAGGCTCTCACACAACCCTGACAGCATCTGCCAAGGTGCCACCTTCAATGGTCCAATTAGATCTGAGCTATGCTCTCCAGGGATGAATGGATGGTCTAGCATTCTACTGTAGCCACACCAGAAATGTGGGGGAGCAGGGAAGGGCTGAGGGAAACTAATGGGAGAAAACACAGCTTTGCTCTTGTTTATatatttctccacacacacaaacacacagctcaTTCCAAAACGGATGAACGTAAGGGTGCCTCCGAACCTTTTATCTGTGCTATTTTCCAAGTGGAAAAGCGAATGGGAAGTGTGAGCCTAATCAAAGCCAGTCAGCCTGTGTCATAAATCCATGCAGCAAAGACCCAGGGATTTCCTAATGGAACAAGTATTCACTTACGATTTCCAGAGTTTACACAATGGCATATCACAAACCATAAAAGCTGCAGCCCCTCCATCACATGCCTAGTAAATTTTCTGCTCACATCTGGTTTCATATTTATTTCTAAATTACCTATAAAGCTATACTCTGCACGCATTACTAGTGATCCCAAGCTAAACACCGAATGCACACTTAGGGTGCTCCATCCTCAGTTACTGCTGTCAATCATGTCAGTTTACTATCTACTGTACTAGCTCTGTTCTTTCTTAGATCCAGTAATAAAAACCagcaggagggtgtgtgtgtgtgtgtgtgttttggattattatttttaagcacaGCTATCAGatctcttaaaacaacaacaagaacaactttCCTGCTCGTAACAGATGCCATCAAGCCCACATTCCCACACATGATGCGCGATATGGTCTTTGGTGACGAGGTCAGATTATTTTCCAATTAGCATTCTGTCAAGTGTTAAATAACTGGGCCACAGAGAGCTGTGCTTTTAAGTCCTTCTCTAATTCATCCCCCAGACAGACCTAGCATTTGACAAATCTGCCACATCTTAAGCTCAGCCAGTGGTTCAGTCGTACAAACTTTGGAATCACACCCCCGGGAATGTCTCCAGCATGACCGACACCCTGTTGTTCTTGTGCAAGCTGAAAGTAAATTCTACGGACCTTGCACAGGGGagggtcttgggggtggggtgggggtaactCACAATTCTTTTAACTACACATACCCACCAGAAAGAGGATGCTGACTTCATTACCGATGTCCTAACATTTAAAAGTCATGCCTGGCACCCTCCTCAGCCTTCTATTCGCTTCCCAGCTTCCTATATGGAAATCGCTTGCAGGCATCACAACATCTTTTGAGCAGACACATCTtcgccccacccccactgcatgTGCAATGAAACAGGTGTGTTTGGATTCCTCATGAGgaccagtacacacacacacactgtttgggGGGCATGTAAATGTAATGTATGAAAGAAATTCTAAGATGTGATGAAATGCAAGACAGTGAAACCCAAAGCAAGTATTTTCCCTGCTTAACGCTTTCATCTGGTGCTTACGAGTTACATCTTTGCCTGAAAAAATAACCCTCTACAACGGCACATTGCACGGGTTCAAATGAGTACATACTTCATGATGTTGAGATATTAGACACAGTTTTGAAACCTACTGAATTGTGCGAAATCTCCTTCTAGTCTTCCTTTTTTGGCTTATATATAAGATTGGTAACTGTGGTTTTGCTTTCTCCCTCTCACAGCTCAACCCTATACTTGTCTACTCAAAAGAAAATCTAGTTATTTTCAGCAGAGCTTACTCCCAGCAGGCCTGTGCATTCTAGAGGACCACAGCATCAAGCTAAACCAACCAATGATGACTGTGATTAAGATAAACTTAAGACATTGAGCCACGTCTGTTCTATTCTATAATgccattattcccccccccccaccaacaaaaTTCAGAAGCCTTACTCTTCAAAAGCACCCAGTCCTTTTAGCTAAAGAAACAGCGTTCACCAGCATGGGAACATTATTGTGGTATTTAACCACTGGCACCCTGTTGTGCGCTTTGAAGAAAACTTATTAACCATTTTCATTACTACTTTATACAAGTAAAAGTTAGCACTGAAATCAGTTCCAAAAGGTGTAGATCAAAGATGGGAAAACCGTCTGATGTTGGACAtgctagctgtggctgatggtatttggagtccaatgacatctggagggctacaggttccctccccttccctggtTTACATGGAGCAGGATTAACCTATAGTCACTGAGAGATCCTACAGAATTACtcaagagttcaatgggacttactcccaggtaggagGGTACAGGATTGCTGTCTCAAGTCAAATTAAAGGGATGCTGTCAGATAATAAATGACACAGCCAAGACCTTGCTTCTTCACCAGTTGAAATAAAAAGCATGGGCTGTAGCGGCATGTCACTTTGTCAGCTGCCATGCCATCTCTCTGTCAAATTTTGTTTGGAGCAATAAACCTGGCAAGCTGCATCTCAAAGGAAAAGGTGCAATGCAAGTGCTAGGATGCCTTTTCTTGTCGAAAGCATTTCCTTAGAAACCCTAGTTAGGCTTTTCTGGCGTTTCCTCCTTATTAACCATATGCCACAAACACCTTTCTGTGAGCCAGCGTTTGCTGAGATAATGTAAAGGAAGAATTGGTGAGTGGGAAAGAGGCTGcaacaatctcctgcttgctaAATAATTCCTCTACAAATGCCTACAGAGACCATTCGCCTGTTCCCTTTCGAGCTTTCTTCCAGTTTCAAAACCTTTCACGTGGGGAAAAAGGGTTAAACATGGCAGTGGGTTTTGCTAAGTGGGGACATTAGGAGATGTCATCCTAAACACCTGTGGGTCaccaggattattttttttgtacaaaAGCCAACCAGTCTGAgtaacaaaggattattattattattttccataagCCAACCAGTCTGGATGGGTAGAACTGTTAAACACCTCTCCCCTACCAGTTTACTGTCCTTGCATTTACTTTGCAAAATAAGCCTCTTCCATTTCAATTAAAACGGCTGTTTCTGCCCTCAACAAACAAAGCTCGATGATGTAATGTCATCCCCTATCTTCCTCATGACACAAGGAACAATGGCGTCCTGGGCTAATTCTGCATACGGTTACTTCAAAGCTTTTGCCAGTGCttggaatgtaagaagagcctgcaggatcgggccaacagcccatctagtctagtacCCTGTTCTCATTGTGGACAGAGAAACCTATGGCATGCCCACAAACAGgagccaagcacaagagcagcactctcccctctcgTAGCTTCCaacaactgttattcagaagcctACTGCCTTCAGCAATGCAGCTAGAACATAACCATCGTGGCTATTAGCTGCTGATGGCCTTAACCGGTGGATTTCAGGATTGatcgcgggtggcactgtgggtttaaccaaagagcctagggcttgctgatcagaaggtcggcggttcgaatccccacaacggggtgagctcccgttgctcggtcccagctcctgcccacctagctgttcggaagcacgtcaaagtgcaagtagataaataggtaccgctccagcaggaaggtaaatggcgtttccgtgcgctgctctggttcgccagaagcggctttatcatgctggccacatgacctggaagctgcacgccggctccctcggccagtaacgtgagatgagcgctgcaaccccagagttcagacacgactgggcctaatggtcaggggtccctttacctttactccctgCTTTAAATGGGGAATTCAATAGCAACCATGATTTGGGTGCATTTTGAGAAGCTGGGATTGAGAGTGCATAATGGCTCTAAGGCCCCAGGCAATTAATAACCACACCGCTACAAGTACACTTGGTGACATGAGCAATCCTTACCCTGCTCCTCATTTTGGCTCTCCTGTGCTTTTTAAAGTTCTGGTCCCAGGATGAGGAGTCCTTGCACTCTCAGTTTCTGGATAATCAAGGTTCCTTGGCATTTGCCCTTCACTCTAGGGACTTGGCTAGAAGCACATGTTGAATGTTGCTTAATGACACCCTCTTTTCACCTGGCATCATTCCATGATTTCCCCTTATTAAAAACAGCTGCTGAGAATTCTTCCCACCTGGTATGTATATTTGCTACCTGCTCCTGTAGCACGAATACAACAGAACCTACTCAAAAGGCATACCCCCCTCCCGCAGAGGGTTTGCATAAGATGCCTCTCCATAAcaatttttttcagtttttccataacaattgctattattattattattattattattattattattattattattattattattattattattattattattttaacaattgGTAATTACCTGCAATAAAAAGTCAAGAGTCCAGCATTTAATTTCCCAGTATCCTTGGCAAAATGTAAGTGGTTCCTTTTCCCATTGATCCTGTAAGGCAAAATATGTACAAGTACCAAAAACATTACAAACAAACACAGTTAAACATGACACAGGAAATGGGGAAAGTCTCAGTGATGCATCGCAAGCGTGTGAATTTGGCCCCTGTATTTTGAGATATGTTTCTAAGCATCTTCCCTGCTGCTACAGTCAAGAGAGTTCGGATCAGCTCCTGAAAAACAAGGAAATGGTTGCTCTCTGAACatgactgaaaaataaaaataaataaaatcctagTACacttgtaccttggaagtcgaacggaatccgttctggaagtctgttcaacttccaaaatgttcgaaaaccaaagcgcagcttctgagtggctgcaggaagcttctgcagccaatcggaagctgcggaagccccatcagacattcagcttctgaaaatcatttgaaaactggaacgctcacttccgggtttgcggtgttcaggagccaaaacgttcaagaactaagctgtttgaaaaccaaggtacgactgtaccccAAAGCTCAAGGGACGGGCTTGAATCTTCCCATTGCTTCCTTCTACATGAGGTGGACAGCAAGAACCGAGAAGACAGATCCCAAAGCCAGCCCCAGCTGCAAGAACATCATCATCAATACTGCGGCTGCCTCTGAAAGCTCTTTTGGCGTGACTTTGGGGCCATACATCATGGCTAATGTATTCAGGTAGCCGTTGCTGAATCCGAGCAATACCGTGAAGACCACCGGATAGGCATCCTGGGTAAAGAAGACCTTTGCGATGTGTTTCCGAGGTTGGAAGTTGCACAGCATGAAGACCGGCACAAAGAAAGTTCTCAGCAGAACCAGAGCAGGCAGCAACTTGCTCTTTGGTCCAGGGGCCTGGATCCAGACAGTGATCTGCCGTCCGCACCAGTCGGCAAAATTGTACAGAAGGAAACTAGTGAGGGGCGTGAAGTACTTGTCCGTCCACAAGCTCCCTGGGACCTTGTCGACAGACTCTATGCTGGATGAGATTGCAGGGAAGATGATGATAGAGATGAAGAAGATGTAGAAGACGCAGAAGCCcagcacacccatctcctttaggaTGGATCCCAAGGGAGGGATTCTTCCTCTTTGGTTTCTGTCTGGGGGAAGCAGGCTGGTGTTGCCTGTGGCCATGTCGTCATCCTCCAAACAGTCACTAGGCAAGACACATGGTGGCTGCGTGCCGCCCTGTCGCCTTCCCATATAGTACCTGAAATAAGAGAGGCACAGAAAAAAAGGCTAGTGTCAGGAAGCCCAACAAAGATGGCAAAACTAGGGACTGAATCGGAAAGGAGATAATCATCGAAGACGACAACAGTGCCAGAAGCCACGGTTTGTATATGGTTCGATCCTTTGGAAGCAGCTGAAGGATCTCAGGTGGCACAACAAATCCCTGGGTTGCCACTGCTAGTCAGAGAAGACTAATACTGTGTTTGTGTTGCAAGTCATTTATTCAAGGTCCTGTAGCTTGGGATGAATGAGTCAGGAGTGTCTAAGCAGAGGCGACAAGAGGGGAGGAGGGTGGTGGACCCTATTCCAATGATCCCTGTTAGGGAGCAGCATGGAGTGCTGAGACGGGAAGGCTGGACGTCCAGTATGGGAGATCTAGACAGCCACAGACCATCTCTTCTACATCAGCCCCCTGccaccatggtcaatggtcagggatgatgggacccaTAGCAGAGAGAGAGCACAACTTTGGCTGCCCCCGCTTTAAAGGCACATCAGAATTCCTATCCCTACCTTGCAGATCTGCGGTGAGGACTCAAGAGATAGTGGCTTGCCAAGCAAGGCCAGAGATTTGGAGGCAAGATCTGACAACTTGTCCTCTTAGCCACTACAACACCAGCTGACAGTGAGTCTCTGGGTGGCAACAACACTACCTCCCTAGCTGTCAGGCAGCTGCCAGCAACTCCcatggctggttgcccaggaacatacaaagacaaggaaatgatTCTTACCAtccactttttattcagtattcagaGAGACTttggaacccagcctcttggataatggcgttgttcCAAGTGAATTTCCACCCTGCCCcgtttctcccacttcctcattcatcatccctACGGCTGCTgacaagtgccctctgcctttgagctctttgctctcctattttcaaggctcgctgggttctgggagagcaGGGTCTGGAaagctttctaaagacactgtgtctgtcaTCTGTCGCCCCCCTGgtgcttccttttcctcttcttcctttcctattatttcccaacttttcccctcatctgcctgaGCTGTGACCCCCCTCAaacccctcttcctcttctctggaaaagtcaggatggggaggtggtctccaccattcctcctctgcccagtccctgataaAGCAGAGGCAGGGAGGCGATATAGACAGGAGCAATTCTGCTGAGGTCAGATAAGAATCCATTGCCCTCCACATAAAGCTCCTCACCAAGTATCCTGCATCGTAGGAGACTACCTCTAAGGCAACAGCAGCCTTAACTGGTACCAGGAAATTAGTAGGCAATGGCTCATAAGCTTGTTATTTTCAACCTACAGCTAGAAAACACATTGGGATTGGCCTGCGTCACTTAAGCGAGAGCTGCGAACCATAGTGATTTCAAGAAGTCTCGTAGCAACAGCATGAATGCTAGATTCAGAAGCAGCTCTGCCACAAGGCTGATACAGCTTGCTGTCCCCCGGGGTTTTAGGGTTAGAAGCCACAGTCACCAGCACTATCTAAGTGGCTCATAGCTTCTCAAGCaaccatgtttgtgtgtgtgtgtgtgtgtgtgcacagtggTAAATCCCACAGTTCctgtctggtttgtttttttaaatcaaatcagGAAGTTCAGCCGGAGAGAGCAAACAGGAGGAAAGAGTCAGCACATTTTCCACTTAGGGCAGAAGGGGACCTCCACAAAAAGCATCGAGAGGAAGCTGTTTTGGAATTAAGGCACACACTGCGTGGCAACCCGATGGTCCAAGGGGATTTACCTGGAATACTCCAGCTTGGGAAGGATCAAGTACATCCCAATACACAGAATAACGAAGAGGTCTGCTGTCAGGAAGTAGGCCAAAGCACTGTCTGTAACATCAGGTGCCGCTGCCAGATCCACCACCAATGCCACGGCGCTCACTGTTCCTCCCATGGCCTGACCTACATGGCGAGGAAAGAGGGCGAGGAAGGAGAACAAAAGTCAACGAACTGTGAAATAAGCCCCGGCCTATCCTGGGTCTGCCAGAGCCAGACACTTGCAGTAGGGAGTGGCTCTGAATCAGACAAGCTGGAACTGGGGAAAGCGACAAAAGCAGCCATTAGGGAAGTTCGCAGTTCAGTTGCATTTGCTCTGCAGTGTTACCTAGCCAGAGATCCTGAGATTTCGGTTTGTTCTGCTCACAGTGGATTTACCTTTGGCCACTTGTGTCCTTGCTCGTTAActtgtgggttttatttatttatttatcccaaGGCCCTCTTCTCACATGCGTGTCTTGGATTAAAAATGGTAACATCCCATTGTGAGGTTTGGGAAGGGTTAGCTTTTGTTTCGCAGCAaaatcacacagagagacacacaagTGTTGAAGGATTTCTGCATTTGAGCAATGACACACTTGCAAGAATCGtcagattccccctccccccccaaaacccccattTATGTAGATGGCTTCATGTAATTGTTTTTTTCCACACACATAAAA
The sequence above is drawn from the Lacerta agilis isolate rLacAgi1 chromosome 5, rLacAgi1.pri, whole genome shotgun sequence genome and encodes:
- the SLC29A3 gene encoding equilibrative nucleoside transporter 3, translating into MAVDLEEQDDYHHSANSLYKPVDVTNQEETPLFEEPEGNRHGFHKPKDHFNGTYIIFFLLGTSSLLPLNFIITAKNYWMYKLQNCSEAISPAEQGTSDIRDFFESYISMASTVPSVLCLIGNFLLVNKVSVSVRILSSLVTMLAALAVITVLVKVDTSSWTSGFFVITIACVVVSSSAATIFSSSVFGLTGSFPMRNSQALISGQAMGGTVSAVALVVDLAAAPDVTDSALAYFLTADLFVILCIGMYLILPKLEYSRYYMGRRQGGTQPPCVLPSDCLEDDDMATGNTSLLPPDRNQRGRIPPLGSILKEMGVLGFCVFYIFFISIIIFPAISSSIESVDKVPGSLWTDKYFTPLTSFLLYNFADWCGRQITVWIQAPGPKSKLLPALVLLRTFFVPVFMLCNFQPRKHIAKVFFTQDAYPVVFTVLLGFSNGYLNTLAMMYGPKVTPKELSEAAAVLMMMFLQLGLALGSVFSVLAVHLM